A stretch of DNA from Tigriopus californicus strain San Diego chromosome 8, Tcal_SD_v2.1, whole genome shotgun sequence:
CCCGCTTTGACTACTGTTTTAGCGCTTTTTCTCGACATTGAGCGAGTGGCACTGTGGACGGTGCGGTTTCATGAAGTGGTATGGTCCGGATAGATTCGCTTCCGATCTAGGTATTCTCTACTGATTTTTCCCTCACATCGACCTGAGCCCCAGCCGACTCATGAACTCGGCGGCCCTGCCTCCATTTTCGCGTCCCGCCTCCCTTGATCTGAATGAGTGCCTCCTATCCATCGGGTGGTGATTCCAGCACTGGGCCTCCCATCCAGACGTTGGGCCAATTGGTCTTGGATCCCGAGGtacaccatccatccatcaatcaaTGAATCAGTCAATGAATCCGTTCCTTTCTTTACATGGGGCGGCTGGGACGTCCATCTGACGGGTTGGGTTTCATTCTTGCAGGGCGTGGTGTGGCAATCCAGTGGCGATCTTGAGAACGACGAGCACAGCGCCCGCACTTTGGCCCGTCTGGTGGGCAGCCTACCGTCCCGCGGGACCACCCAACGGCTGAGCTTGCACTACACGGATCACTCGTACGTGGTGACGCTCTACCGCTCGCAAATCCACGTCCGAAAAGTGTCCCGTCAAGCCAACGCCATTGATCAAGGCctggattgattgattgccCGGGTTGTCCATCTCATCCGGGTGTTTCCTACCGTGGATGAATGATGAGCGTCATGTCGGAAGATGTGGTCAAGCACTCTGTGCACACTTTGGTGTTTCGCTCGCTCAAACGCACCCACGACATGTTTCTGTCCGATCAGGGCGCCTTACCGCCCATGGATCCCGCCGCCGAGCGCCTCTGGCACCAGACCAAGGCCAAGGACATTTACGGACCCATTTTGGCCCAGGTCCAACGCCACCAGACCCGGGGTCAGTTTGGACGCAATGCGGCCTGGTCCTTGACGGACCAGTCGCAGGCCACCGCGACCGGCTCGACCGTGGCCGTTTATGCCGGGTCCGGGCCGTCCGGGGGCGGTCGGGCGGAGACAGGGCCCGTGACCGACGGAGTCAAAGGCGCGGGCCCGTCGGCGGTGTCGGTCCGGAAACCCATGGCCTTACCCAAGCCCCATTGGCACGCCCCGTGGAAGTTGTACCGAGTCATTTCCGGCCACACGGGTTGGGTGCGTTGCGCCGCCGTGGAACCCGGCAATGAGTGGTTCTGCACCGGGGCGGCCGACCGCATGATCAAGATCTGGGATCTGGCCTCCGGGAAGTTGAAGCTCTCGCTCACGGGACACGTGTCGACTGTCAGGGGCGTGGCTGTGTCGCCCCGTCACCCGTATCTGTTCTCGTGTGGCGAGGATCGTCAGGTCAAGTGCTGGGATCTGGAATATAATAAGGTCATCCGCCACTATCACGGGCATTTGTCGGCCGTGTACGACTTGGCCTTGCATCCCACCATTGATGTGCTCGTCACTTCCGGGCGGGATTCCACGGCTCGTGTTTGGGATATGCGCACCAAGGTCAATATCCACACGCTCGCCGGTCACACCTCGACCGTGAGTACGGTTCGATGTCAGGCCACCCAACCCCAGATTATCACGGGCAGCAACGATTCCACCATCCGCTTGTGGGACTTAGCAGCGGGCAAGTCCATGTGCACACTCACCAATCACAAGAAGTCGGTGCGGTCCATCGCCCTCCATCCCAATTTGTACATGTTTGCCTCGGCCTCGCCGGATAATATTAAACAGTGGAAGTGTCCCGAGGGCAAGTTCATCCAGAACTTGACGGGGCACAATTCGATCATCAATTGCATGGCCGTCAATTCGGACGGCGTGTTGGTCTCGGGGGCCGATAATGGGACGATGCATTTCTGGGACTGGAAGACGGGTTACAACTTCCAGCGATGCCAAGCGCCCGTCCAACCCGGGTCTTTGGATTCCGAGGCCGGCGTGTTTGCCATGACCTTCGACCAATCGGGCTCGAGGTTGATCACCTGCGAGGCCGACAAGACTATCAAGATTTATAAGGAAGACGATTCCGCCACCGAGGAAAGCCATCCGGTCAACTGGAAGCCCAACATACTCAAACGAGCGCGATATTAGATGTAGCGAAAAAAATGTGTGCCATCTACGTTTTACTTGTTTATTTGCACATTTGTATCTTTCGAGAAAATACACGCCTGGGTTATTCTGACTCTAGTTGGTACAGGAAATGGTAACCCACACTAATCGAGATCATCGTTAAGAACGAACTTGAAATGGTCGTCCGTGTCATCCAGGAGATCTTCGCGGTCGCTCTGGCAAATCATCGGCACAATGGACTCGGTTTCGTCCTCGGAAGCCGATGAACAGTAGTGGGTGCCTTGCCCCGGGGGGCCCTCTTCATAGGCGTCTTCAATATCGTCGTCAACGTCCTCTTCTCCATGCTGACTACCTAATTCGCGTTGGATTCGACGGGATCTTGAAACGTGCATCTGAGAAAAATTGCGCCAAGATCGGTAGGACGCGCGAGATTTCATAATAGCCCCTCCCCCATCAGGCACCAATTTCTCGTGGccttgttgttcttcttcttgattgtCTTCATCCGAACTGGGAATGTCCGGAAAGTTCTTCTTGGGTGGCTGGACTCCACATGGATCGCTGATTTGCTTCACAAAGAGGGTGCGTTGAAGATTTCTGGACAAGAGCTCACAGCTTTCGTCATTCCAATAGTCGCCGGCAGAAGGAATGGCAATCGGACGGGATTTGTGGTTCATCATGGTGAGGGATTGAGCTCGTTTCCGCCCAGGAAAGGGCGGGGTGGGGGCGTCCGGAGTTCGTTCCCAATGCTCTTTGTAGTGTCTCACTTTCTCTAACTTGAATTGAGCCTCCTCTAGTAGGCTTTGTACTTTCCTGGTTTGACCATCGCCCTCGACTCGACAGCGGGGCTTTCTCCGTCGACCTCGAGCGGATGAGCTCTTGGTGAGGAGCTGACCCGCAGGCGGATAGCCCAACACGTCACTTTTCTTGATGTACACAAATCGCCTCATCTTTTTGACGGGCGGTGCCTCTTCGGGGGTCTTTGTTTTCTCTTTCGTGTTGTCAACCGTTCGCTCCTTAGAGTTCCACCGTTGCCAACTCTGGGTGAATGAATCAAGATAAAGATGTCGACGAGAAGCGGAGCTAGGCCACAATTGCATGGGATTCTCTGTGGGCATTCTCTGCGTCCGTTTACGCATGGCTGGGATATCCAAAGGCTCCGAACGGGGTAGGCCTTCTTTGAGCGGAGGTTCGTAGAAATTCGGAAAGATCGATGCCATGTTGACGCTCAAGGTTGGCCACTGACTCACCGACTGACTGACCGTTTGACGACGCTGATGACGCTGTTGGCGAAACGAGCCGGTCAGCGCGCTCAAGACGCGAATGGTTCATTTCGCTTGGGGCctaagaaggaaggaaggaaggaaataAGGAGGCATTATCTTTGGATGGAGTGGCGTCATTTGTGATGGCAGGAAAGCGTGCCAAGAAGGGCCGAGCCTGCTGTTTATCCTGTTACCCATGTCATGGCATTTTTAGATTGGGGAAGAAACATCacgtgaaatgaaaaatgggtCGCTTCCGGCTATTGATCAACAATTTTATTAGCGTTACAAAACAATGGGTTGACTTCATTCAATAGTAGGTCTGCTCATGATCGCGTTAGGGAAAAGAGGGAGTGGCGGTGTCAACCAAGGAAAGGGAAAAGGAGACATGGACGAGAAGCTAAGGAAACAAAGTGGGATGGAAGTGTGTGATGAGAACAATGCAACCAAcagcaatcaatcaatataAATACTATTCTGGTCCGGTgggtgggggggggagggtATAAAAAGATCATACGAAAGAGAAGAGCAAAGCGAGGCGTTCACAAATAACAATTAGAAGATTGGGCGAATCAAATGAATCAAGACCATCTCTTTGATGTGTTCGAAAAACGGCTTCAAGAGTGATTCTTTGTATCACTGGCTCTGGTTGTTTCAGATTGTGCGAAGGATGGACTCCTAGACATGTGGATCCCTTTTCAGAATGAAGCATCATGTTAGGTGAATCAATGgagttgttgttattattatgattataATTATGGTTGTTGTTTTCTCGTGCGGACTGGCGTTTAAGGAGCAAATGAATCAGATAAGGTGTTGGGGTGCCATGTGAACATGACGACGGTTTTGGTTAAGAGATGGGATTAGCACCAGTGCGTCCGCAGGATTCATTGGGATCCAACCACACCTAGGATTAAGCTTCTGATCTTCTGGCTTATATTGGACGCTTCGACTATGTCATTGTACCAAAGACCGGATTGTGACGACAAATAGAGGGACCATATTCATCGTATTGCGCCTTAGTATGACAAACTTGATAAAATTCgggctgaaaattgaacaagccATTTCAATGAATTCCCACGAAGCTTCACATGCAGAATTATTCGCCTTACCGTGGCTGCTAACATAGAGCCTCCAAACCAGACGGCATAACGTTGCATTTGGTGACTGACCACATTCACATCGATTGGCTTCGGCTGGAAGGGACATAATAGTATTTGAGTATTTTAGACAATTAGCCGGTTGGTTGAAACTCTGCACGAATTTCGGCCTTTACCTTGATCCGGCCTCCACTGAGTTGTTCGGTTATCTTCAGACGAGCCTCCACGGACCTCTTTAAATCGCGCTCGAGCCTTCGGCCGAAATCTTTGAACATCGTAGACCCACCAGACAAGACAATGTTACTATACAGGCCTCGTCTCACATCGATCGGgcaattttggacacattgaTCGACGGTCTCGGAAATGGGCACGGTAAAATCCGGATTGGCGAACTATAAACaataattgcttgacaagttCCCAACTCAGAGAGGTCTTTGGTAGGTTCAAAGTCTCACCTCGGGATGGAAGAAGATCTCCGGCCCAAGGAATCGCTCGTAGCCGACATCAATTTCGAATGGCTTTTTGGTCACAGAGTTGACTCCCTTGtattttttgaagtatttgttCGGATCCTGATCCCAACGGCTGAATTCTTTGGCGATGTCGGGGCACACGTAAGCATATCGCTCTTTGATCGCCTTGGCAGTTTCCAAAGATTGCTCCGGGGGGATTCCAATTTCACGCTCGCGGAGCAGCGTCTGAATAAAACTAGTGATGTTTCGACCCGCAATTGGAATGTGCTTAATACAAGAGCCAATCACATATCCGTCAGCCTGAGAAGAAGGGTGAAGAATTGCATGATCGTCATGTGACAAATAacccagaaaaaaaagagacgaTCACTTACCACTGGAATGACGTGGGTGACTCCATCCCCGGAATCAATCACCACGCCCGTCAGGGTGCGATTGCCCACTTGGCGGCGTTTCCAACTGGCAGCCAACGATAGGACGGCTTGAACGGCAATGTACAGTCCAGGAATGTTGAATGACTCGAACATGATTTCAGCCGTGTACTCTCGGTTCTCGGGCGTGTTCAAGGGCGGCTCAGTGAGAAGGAAGTAATGATCTTCGGGTTCCGCCCttaagtatttgaaaatgcaCTGCTCCATGAACTTTTCCATGAGATCCCAATCCTCTACCATCCCATGGCGAACTGGATACTGTAACGTGAAAACAATTATTTGATTATGTGAAATTGACCTCATTCCTTTCACCGTCATGTCGATTCAATGGTCCACAAGGGACGGTTGCCCACCTTCACAGCATAGCCTTTGGCCTCCATAGCCTCGTCACCGATAAAGAAATCGAGGTCTTCCACCCCGCGGGCCAGCCGACGAGTGGCATCGTCGCCCACTTTGGCCGTCTCCCTGACGGCGATGGCTGATGGGATAATGAACTGGGGCTCCTTATTCCCAGCATATCCCAATTTAGAATACCTATATAAAGTAGATGATTTGAAAACTAGAAGTGCAGCCTAGTTTGTTTCTAAACGAAACGAGGAATAGGCGATTGTTTTACGGTCGAGTGCGGAGAAAATGCTGATAAAGATCAGATCTACGCTAACGagcttgaaatttcaaatacctGCAAGTGGTCTACAATTTCATTGGAATGTCTCTGCAATCCAGCCATTTCCTTGCCATCCTAGCAATAGCTTTCATTGATGGGATCCATCGTGTGTCGTCATCAATAATAGatgcctttttttttttgatttacgACTTTGCTAATTCTGTTTCTGTTGACAaactaaaaaagaaatgtgatcaatttttctttctctttattAACAATGATCTTTCCAagacaaatcatttttgaaatgaaaggtagTTTCCCCATTGGTCAATCTTTTTCAACGTCACAATTTTGCAGTTTATTCTATCGCTTAAAATTGGATTCATCTGATCAGAACACTCGTGCTTTTAAATCAAGTCTCCTGCAAAGAGTGCTATCTAGCAAAAACTTCTTATCGCACTCGTGCTGTCCTTTGTAGTCACGTTCGTAGCAGTTCTTACATGACAATTAATGATATAGGTAGGTGCTCAATGATAAAGGGCACTTTAAAAGATGCCAGAGCTAAATGGTGCTTGACAGAAACGATTATATTCTTTAAAGGAAAATAACTTGACATCCATTTTTCGCATATTCCAAACGAGTTGGTGAAGAACATTCATTGCAGATTGGGCCATGATCTGAACGAgttttatttttgacaaaaatgacaattgatCTCAAAATACTCTTTGCTTACTTTAACAATTGTGCTTAAAGTCGTATACTCATTTCAtggcttcaaattcaaaggtcAGTTCACaaaaaattgcttcaaaaggtTTCCAAAAGACCAACTAGATCTAGGAGTAACAATTTCTTGAGTATTGCTTGCCCATGTGAGTCAGTCAACGCAAGGCTCCTAATTTACTTTCAATTTGCACATAAAACGGTCACGGTGAGTCTAATCCCATCGAGGGTTGGGCCTTGATCTAACCCACTAACTATAATAGGAAACGCCCA
This window harbors:
- the LOC131885595 gene encoding pleiotropic regulator 1-like, which produces MMSVMSEDVVKHSVHTLVFRSLKRTHDMFLSDQGALPPMDPAAERLWHQTKAKDIYGPILAQVQRHQTRGQFGRNAAWSLTDQSQATATGSTVAVYAGSGPSGGGRAETGPVTDGVKGAGPSAVSVRKPMALPKPHWHAPWKLYRVISGHTGWVRCAAVEPGNEWFCTGAADRMIKIWDLASGKLKLSLTGHVSTVRGVAVSPRHPYLFSCGEDRQVKCWDLEYNKVIRHYHGHLSAVYDLALHPTIDVLVTSGRDSTARVWDMRTKVNIHTLAGHTSTVSTVRCQATQPQIITGSNDSTIRLWDLAAGKSMCTLTNHKKSVRSIALHPNLYMFASASPDNIKQWKCPEGKFIQNLTGHNSIINCMAVNSDGVLVSGADNGTMHFWDWKTGYNFQRCQAPVQPGSLDSEAGVFAMTFDQSGSRLITCEADKTIKIYKEDDSATEESHPVNWKPNILKRARY
- the LOC131885596 gene encoding actin-related protein 3, with translation MTGQLPVCVIDMGTGYSKLGYAGNKEPQFIIPSAIAVRETAKVGDDATRRLARGVEDLDFFIGDEAMEAKGYAVKYPVRHGMVEDWDLMEKFMEQCIFKYLRAEPEDHYFLLTEPPLNTPENREYTAEIMFESFNIPGLYIAVQAVLSLAASWKRRQVGNRTLTGVVIDSGDGVTHVIPVADGYVIGSCIKHIPIAGRNITSFIQTLLREREIGIPPEQSLETAKAIKERYAYVCPDIAKEFSRWDQDPNKYFKKYKGVNSVTKKPFEIDVGYERFLGPEIFFHPEFANPDFTVPISETVDQCVQNCPIDVRRGLYSNIVLSGGSTMFKDFGRRLERDLKRSVEARLKITEQLSGGRIKPKPIDVNVVSHQMQRYAVWFGGSMLAATPEFYQVCHTKAQYDEYGPSICRHNPVFGTMT